The genome window GATGGTTGGCTACAGGTACCTGGAGCCCAGCAGCGCAGCAGCCTGGCCCCTGCATCGCCTGGGCGCTCACTCTGCTCCCCGGGTAGCTGTAGTCTTCACACATCCCATCTTCCGCGGCTTGCACGTTTTGGACATTTCCTCTTTTGAAAGAGAgctgaggggagggagagatggtGGCTTGTTTGTtctgaaggaaagggaaggctGCCAGCTCAGTgctttcctccagcagcaggaactCATGGTCCCATTGCCTGGATGTGGGATCCTGGATACTTGAAGCCAGGCAGATGCTTTCGGGAAGGGGGATCCCCATCCCATGGGCTTTTGCAGCAGGGCGGTATGACCTGCCAGTGCATGGCACTCGGGACATGGCATCTCTCTGCTGATAAGGCAGCTTTAGTGTATCCAACAACTGCCTCTTCATCTGCTGTCTATAACCTGGTCCAGGATAACCTTGTTCCCCCCGTTACACAAGGCAACACAAGGCAGCTGAGCCCTCGATGAAAGTGCATTTGGTTTAAAGCACGAGTATAACTGAGAGCAAgaataggagaaaaataacatctgaAGGACAAGCTCATCAGTGTAATGAAGATGAAGGGATTTAAATGCATTAAGCTGCAGAAGTGTAGAGAAAAACATGACTTTGCTGCCACAGAGTGCACTGAGCAGCTCAACATCTGCCTAGAGGAAAATAAGGCATTTCCCTCCATCACATCTCTGCTGAAgctaaaaatattcataaaattaaGCTAATTCTGGGCATGGACAGGGCGTCTTAGGTTCAAGTGGTCTAAATCCTGCATGTCCCCATTTTTATATCCAACCTGCACTCTAATATTGGTGTAAAACCATAACTTTTAATCACTCTGACCATGGGACAGACTGACTCATGACACAGGGATTATGGGGGGAGAAATGCAACTTTAATGAGGCTGAGCTTTATAAAATGGCAATGGGCAAGCTTAAATATAAAACCAGTCATGTCATTTTGTGTGTTCAAACAGCTTTGGGGAAGAGTAAATGCTTCCAAGTGCACTTTGTGTTCCCAGATGAGCCGCACCGAGTCCCCGGCAGTGCAATATCCCTCGTCCTTCTCCATCCCAGCCATCTCCCAGGGCAGCTCCACTCGCACAGGCTGTTCTCCAGGGCCTGTCCGCAGCCACGGCACAGTGTCACCATGAGCAGTCCCTTCCACCGCTGCTGGCCCTGAGCAGTGAATCTGGGAGGATTGGTAAGAGCTGGCCCAGGATTTGTACAATTCTCAGCGTTGCTGCTTCCCTCTTGTGGTGAGGAAACAGCCCGAGAGACAGACGTGGTATGAATGTGGTATGGACGTGGTACGGACGTGGTACCCATGGGCTGCGATAGACAGGTCTCAGCCAAATCACCCGTGGGACAAAGCCTGGATCTCTGCTGGGAAAGGGTGGAAGCTGGCTCCAGCATTTGGGCTGTGGACCTGAAAGCAGGTCTCCCTGggctattttccttttgcttgccTCCCTCTAAAGAGATGGATGTGTCCCAGGGGGTTGAATTTATTGCTTGTTGTGCTCCTGTAAGTCCCCTTCCCCTTGGTCTTTTTCAGAGCATCTGAAGAAGtgcagaaggaagcaaaaaagcTCCCTGCAAGTTCCTAGCTCCAGTTAATTACAATGGATATTTGTAAGATACATGAAAACGTCTCCAAATGCAGTGTGAACACCATGGAGTGCTTCATGGTCCTCAGCACGCAAACTCAGAAGATAAGCATTGCCACACTGTGCGGCTTCTTTGGGACACTGTGCATTTTTGAGAACTCTTTGGTGCTGTACTTGATCTTCTCCTCCCCCGGGACCAGGAGGAAGCCTTCCTACCTCTTTATCAGCAGCCTGGCCTTGGCTGACATTCTGGCCAGCATCATCTTCGTCTGCAGTTTTGTTAACTTCCATGTCTTTAATGAAACCAATTTCTCTAAAGAAatgttcctgctgcagctgggaggggtGAACACATCCTTCTCTGCCTCCCTGAGCAGCTTGCTGCTGACAGCCCTGGACCGTTACATCTCCATCAGCCGACCATCTGAATACAAGCTCCTCATGACGAGGAAGAGAGCGTGGATAGCCCTGGGGGTGCTCTGGGTGGCATGTGCGACCATTGCTTCCCTGCCCCTCCTGGGCTGGAACTGCTGCATGCTGAATTCAACCTGCTCCGAGCTGTTCCCGTTTGTGGACAACAACTACCTGTCGAGCTGGGTCTGCTTCGTCATGGTCCTGCTGGGGTTTATCATCTACGCCTATGCGCATGTGCTATGGAGGGCTCACCAGCACACAGCCTACATGGAGAAGCGCCAAGTGCAGGTGGGAAAGCAAAACACCAGGATGAGGATGGATGTAATGCTGGCCAAGACCCTCGTCATGGTGCTGACTGTCCTCGTGCTGTGCTGGTCTCCGGTCCTCGTTCTCATGATCTACAGCATCTTTGCCAGGCTGAGCAATCACCTGCGCAAGgtctttgccttctgcagcaCCCTCTGCCTACTCAATTCCATGGTGAATCCCATTATTTATGCCCTGCGGAGCAAAGAGCTATATTCCTCCCTGAGGATGGTCTTTTCTCGGTTCAGGAGGCAGCTGAAGGCCTCTGAGGAAAGCCCAGAAGGAGAGAGCACCCACAAGTCCTCCATGATAGAGACCATCTGTGAGGACATGCGTGTAACATAGGGAGGCAGCCATGGAAAGTCCGCACTTGGGTTAGCAGAAACAGTCTgtatcactttttcttttctcttcttatgGAGGCCCTGGGAGATGAGGGATCAGATAGATGCCTTTCATGGAGCCACCTCCTGCTGGTGTTATTCTTAGATGCTGGGACATAAAGTGCAGAGACTTACACAGGCAGCTGGTCCCCCAGCTGCAGAGATACCAGTGCCACATCAATGTGCCAGCCATGAGGCAGCGGATAATGCCATGCCCCAAAACAGCAGATCCTAATATTTTATGACAAAtcctcctgcctggcctccCGCCTGTCCCCCAGTAACCTCCTAACCCATTTTTCTTACATTCAGCGATGTCTTCCTTACACTCCATAAAACATAGCTAACCTCAAGTAAAACACTCCACAGACCTTCAGGTTCTCTAGAAATCCCCAGGTATCATGTAACTCTCTCTAAACCCCTTAACCGGGCACGGGCAGAGTTGTACAAGCACCATCAGCAAAGCGCTAATAGCACATCGCTACGTAGCAGAGGTACATCTATTTATCCCAGATTTGAATGCCATCCCAGGGTGTTATGTATTAGCAGCATGGTGACAGTAGGTCTTCAGGTCCTGGCAAAGGTGACAGAGAACAACACCGAGTCGTGACGAGCTCCTGCCGACGGTGAATGCCTCGCTGCATCGCGTGGGAGCAGGACCGGCGGCAGCAGGAGGTACCTCGGCCCTTGCTGGGAAAGGTGCAGATGGTTTCTCTGGACTCGCTTGCAGACAGTCCTGGCTAATCGTGTCTCACAGCATTTAGGATCGTGTTGATTTTAGCATCTAATTCTTTACggaaaatggaaatgctctCACTGTGGCTTATGGATTCCGCCATAGTTGAGGATTTTGAGGCAGACAGGACCTGCAGGCAGcacatttctttcagcaaaTTTAAGGAAAGCTAACCCATGCCACACAGGTGTTTGTTGGATGTTATGTGATTAAACattaaagccatttttcagccttttcttctaTTGACCTCTGGGGCACAAACTCCTCCAGGCGACAAGTTTAAGCCCAAGCTGGGGCAAATACTCAGATGAGGAACTTATagatttttttgcatattaCACAAAAGCAGCACCTTTACCTGCAAAACCTGCaaggagagcaaagcaggaCGGGGCCCTTCGCCAGTGGcccggggagcagcagggctccTGCCGGCTCCCAAAATGCCTCCAGCGGGATAAGCCCAGCCCGGGGCACGGCCGCGAGGCCCTTGGACTCTGCCCTGTTTCCCCAGAGGATGCACCCGTCCCTCACGTGTGGGTTTTGGAGCCAGGCCCTGGGCCTGCTCTGGCTGCATGAAGGGCCAGGGGGAGAGGGGTCTCATGGAGGCTGAGCTGCCATGGGGCCAACCCCACGGGCTCGCTCCCGGCTCCTCACGGGATGGACACAGGGGCTCAAAACGCAGGAAGAGACACACAGGCGTCTAAtgtggggcagagccgggctggGAAGGCGGGAGGAAGGGGACCGCAGCCTCGAACCGGCGGCCCCTCGGTAGCCATGGCGGCGTCCTGGCGCCGTTGCCTCGGTAGCCATGGCGGCGTCGCGGCGCCGTTGCCTCGGTAGCCATGGCGGCGGTGGCGCTGACGTCACGCGGCAGCATGGCGGCCGGCGGGCTGCTGTggctggcggcggcgctggggccGGTGTTGGCCGCGCCGCGCTACCGCCCGGACTGGGCCAGCCTGGACGCGAGGCCGCTGCCGGCCTGGTTCGACCAGGCCAAGGTGGGGGTGTTCGTGCACTGGGGGGTGTTCTCCGTCCCGGCCTGGGGCTCCGAGTGGTTCTGGTGGCACTGGCAGGGCGAGCACCGCGCCGACTACGAGCGCTTCGTGCAGCGCCGGTACCCGCCCGACACCACCTACGCGGACTTCGCGCCCCGCTTCACCGCCCACGACTTCCAGCCCTGCGAGTGGGCCCAGCTCTTCCAGCGGGCTGGTGCCAGGTCAGCGTCGGGTGCTGGCCAGGGCGGTTGGGGTCCCTGAGGGACGGGGGGTCCCGGAGGGGATGAGTGCCATGTCCGGGTGTCCCTGAGGGTACGGGGGAGCCATTTCTGGGGATCTGtgaggggatgggggtccctggTCACTGAGCAGATGGGGGAGCCGTGTCTGGGGGTCCCTGAGTGGATGGAAAGGCCTGGAGAGGATGGGGGCTGTGCCTGGGGTCCCCAAGAGGATGCAGGGGTCTCTGAGGGGATGGAAGGGCCAAGTCAGGGGATCCCTGAGGGATTGGGGGTCCCTGAGCAGTGCTGAGGGGTCATGCCCAGGGTGCTGAGCAGATGATGGGTCTTGCTACTTCCTAAGTCTCGATTGTTCATTCTTTTCAGCATTCAAATCCATTAAAAACCTCTGCTATTCTTGTAGTTGCTTCTAAATTTAAAGGGTAATGAAAGAGGGCTCCTCACAGCGTGGTTATTCAGTCCCTTGCTTTTTTAGTGACTGGGTTTGCCAGTGAGGCTGGGGAATATTTTGGGTAGCTCCTTTGTCATCCTGAttgagtacttttttttccctcaggtACGTGGTACTGACCACGAAGCATCATGAAGGCTTCACCAACTGGGGGTCGCCCGCGTCCTGGAACTGGAATTCTCTGGATACGGGGCCCCACCGAGATCTTGTAGGAGAGCTGGGACAAGCCCTCAGGGAGAGGTATGGCATTGCCAAACTGTGCTGTTCCTTTCATCTGTGTGCATCAAATTCTCCTGGCTGTTCTTGACAAACGGCGGAAAATTATGAGTTTAATGTGAAAAAAGTAGTGCTTGCAAAGTCATGAAATCTGTGAAATAATAATGCCAGTAATCTAATCTACGACTGGTTCTTAATCCCTACTGCCAGCCTAactctttcctctgtgttttctgtccttcagcAACATACGCTATGGACTGTATCACTCTCTGTTAGAGTGGTTTAATCCACTCTATCTAGCTGACAAAGCAAGTGGCTTCAAGACTCAGAACTTCGTTTTAAAGAAGACCATGCCAGAACTTTATGAACTTGTCTTAAAGTAAGAGCTGCAACCGGTTAGGAATCAAGAGCATTTCCTGGTTTCGGTACTGTAGAGAAAGATGCAAAGCAGATGCAGAGAAGAGAGGTGACAAATGTTAATTTTTGCCAAGGCAAATCTGTTTACTTATCGGTAATGATTTGCAGTAATTAGAAAAGGTGTTCACATTTGCTCTGTGGACAGTCTAATTTGTAGAATAAGGTAGGGACAAATTTTTCATGCATGAGTAATTCCCGTTAATACTGCCTTTGAGCAGGGTGGCTTTGAAAGTGGAGCAAGCTGCTTAGTATTTAGTAGAGTAGAAGAGCGGTTTCATTGTGAATTTACATCCTTGCCTTGCTTCCCCTTGTTGACAAAAATACAAGGCTTGGACACGTGTTGCTCAGAATGGCCGCTGTCCCAGCTCAAGAATGTGCCTCATAATTGCCTTTGAGATgcaaacttctgctttttcGAAGAATTGCATCCTCTCTTGAGCCGTGATCGCATCAGTCACACAGCAGTTTTTGCTGCTGCAAGAACCTCACTTAAAGCTTTGTCTGAAGGGGAAAGTGATAGCATAAACCTCCTGGTAATGTCAGGCAATAGGAAGAGGAAGTGAAGCTAGACTCCAGGTGCAAAAAACACAGTGCTTCCTTTGTGGTGGGAGAAAATAAGCCATTTTGAAATAACATTCATCTCTCTGTTAGATATAAACCAGATTTGATTTGGTCGGATGGAGACTGGGAAGCTCCGGAGTCGTACTGGAATTCTACCTCTTTCCTTGCCTGGCTTTATAACGATAGTCCTGTCAAGGTATCGCTTTCAGCTGTCCCTCATGGCCGCTAGCATTTCATGGGTATGGAAGGTCTGGCAGCGGTGAGATATGAATGTGATCAAATCAGAAACCCGCTTGACAGATGCCAAATGTGCTTTAttctttcacaaaaaataagaagCCTACACTGTGCTCCTGTGAGAAGATTCTAGTGTCCTTTAGAGCACACGTGTGGGAGGCTCAGAGGCCAGGAACCTTGTTGCCTGAACTTCTACCCGAGTGAATAGAGAGAGGTTCTCCCAGAGAGGGATTCAGCCTTCTCTGGAGgatcctctctctctttcctttgatTACACAGGGGGTTTTAGGTGCTTACCTCCTAACTTAGATGCCTTTGCTAACTTAGGAGGGATGAGTGAAAAGTCCAGGACAAAACATTCTCCCTACTGAACTGCGTTTCTTCTTTCAGGACACTGTTGTTGTTAATGATCGTTGGTGTAATAACTGCTCTTGCCATCATGGAGGTTACTACAATTGTGCTGACAAATACAAGCCAGGGACCCTACCAACTCACAAGTGGGAGATGTGCTCCTCCATTGACAAGCTTTCCTGGGGCTATCGAAGCAACATGAACGTTGCTGAGTTAATGGATGAAGCAAGTATCATTGAGGTAAGAAATCTGAAATCAAAATAACAGGTGTGGGGGAGTTACTGAGAATTAGAGGTTTCCTTCATCATCCTACTCGCAGAAGCAGTTGTCAAGTGTTTTGTACAATCAGGCTGGAGTTAAAGGAGCAGTTGAGGACAAAGCCCTCCTCAGGTTTCTTTGTTGTCAGAGGTGAAGATAATGCAATTTGTTACCTTGGTTTGTCTGTCACAGGAGCTAGTGCAGACTGTGAGTTTTGGAGGCAACTACCTTCTCAATGTGGGACCTACAAAAGAAGGGGTGATTGTTCCCGTCTTCCAAGAAAGACTTCTGGCCCTTGGGAGGTGGCTGGACACTAACGGGGAGGCAATTTATGAATCGAAGCCATGGAGAGTACAGATGGAGAACAGCACAGACACGGTCTGGTAAGGACTCCGTTGCTCAGTACCATCTGGGCTGGGACTTCCAGAGCTGATGTTTCTTTCTTATTTGTTCTTAAATTTGGTACACTCTGAAGTGTTACCATCAGATGCAGATGGCATTTAGGTAATATCCTGCAATGGGAGTGCTCAGTTACTGCCCCAGGGTGTTACCTAAGGAATATCTTGCttgaaagaagagaataaagatCAGGACTTCATCTGTCTTGctttattgggaaaaaaacaactcttcctttaaaaaattttccatgctgctgctgtcaggacTGTTTAAGTAGTCATCCTGGCTAGTTTGAATTGCACAAATGTAGTTCATCTAAATGCATACAGTTTGTAAATGTAGTGATATTTGCTTTTAAGCTGTTATATAATAGTACTAATCACTGTTACCCAACTGTTAGATTTGTACTGACTGAGAAGGGCATAGTGAGTCAAGAGCCAGAAATTGCTACAAAACggagttattttttttcctcaagtgtGCCCAAGCGTGTTCAGTCTAGAAACGCAGAGCAATGATCAGGATAAGACAGCGTATCCGCTCTGTTGACCACAAGCTGAGGCAAGGACAGATCGACAGACGACATTTGCTTTTAGGAAGCACACACGGACTTTGTTTGGGTTTCATCAGCCGGTGCTGACTGCCTAAACGGTGGGTCCAAAGTGACAGATTTTGGAATGAGGGGAACGTAGGTGACCCCTGTGTGGTGACAGTAGGCAAGCCAGTGTTCTCGTGCTGTCTGGAAAGGTCAAGCTTGTGTCTGGTTCCCTCTCTTATGGGGCTCTTCACCTTGCTGAACTCTTCCTCTTAGGTACACTTCTAAGGGACCAGTTGTCTATGCCATCTTTCTGATCTGGCCTCGGGACAACATTTTGGAGCTGTCCTcgccctctccatccccagccaCACAAGTAAGGAACTTGAAAGAAAGATAACGCACTCTGAGAGCCTGCCTTGGGCACATGTGGGCTGGGAAGGCCCAGGCTGACTTCATTTGGAAACTGAGGAGAGTGTGGAAGTTGTCATCCCGTACTTCTTGTTGTGGGGTGCTCTGGCCTCCCTCCAGATCCTTGCAGCATCCCAGGTTATTCTCCAGGCTTTAGCTCACTGTTAACACAGAACATTGGATAGGACTTGCCAGGACAGGCTCATAGTCTGCCATAAAATAGGCAGAGACACTTCTCCCCCCGAGTATTTTGATCCTATTGACACAGGGAAGTGAAGTAAATAACAAGCCTCACACATAGAAGGGATCACTGGTATTGCATCTCAAATTCAAATCAGGTACACTGACCCGCTAATTGTAAATGTAATTGTGACGCAAATGCTAGAGTGCCCTTTGCTCTGAACAAACAGAGGTAAAGCcttctcagttaaaaaaaaaaaaaacaaaaaaccaaacaacaaactaCAGTCAAACGTTTGGCCCCAAAATATCCTGTGTGTTGCCTTTTGTGCACTGTGAGTGATGGGTGGAAATGTGCAGGACTGCTTTGAACGTGTGGGAAATGCTGTACAGAGACTGCAAATGTGTTTTGGGGTGTTCAAATGGGAAGTACCTGTGTGAGCTACAACTCAGTGATTCCCTTGCCCTCCTCTGCAGGTGACAATGTTGGGTTTTGCAGGGACTCTGAAGTGGCAGAAATCCCCAGGTAAAGGACTGCTCATAACTTTGCCCTACATGCTTCCATCTCCTCTACCTCCTCAGTCTGGCTGGACTGTCAAGCTTGAGGGTGTGAAATGACGGCTGCGGGATGAAGACAGCAGTCTCCCCctgcctttcttttaaattgagactaaggatttttcatttattgttgaataaattgtttttctcttcagataATTTATCTTCTAATCCCTTTTGTCTGTGATCTGTGTATCAGTGGACCTTGTTTGGCAGCAAAGAACGGACCCCTCCGCTCAGCAGTGGGAAGCTGGGACGTCCTTTGCAGTATTCTGCTGGGACATGACAGCCCGCGAGCCAAACATCTACACTTGGAACAAGCAGATTTTTTGATGTAAAGCTGGGCTTCTTGGAGGATGTTATGGCTTCGCTGCTGTGATGATAGGTGATAATGCTGGACAGACTCAGAGGTGGTGGGAGACTGAACAGAGTTAGTATGGGGCAGTTCAGAGGACCTGCTTCGGGGTGTCAGGGCAGGCCACGTGGCACCCAGGTATTAGTGCTTGAAGCTGCCAAGGGGGTGCGTGTCTGCCAAGGAGGAGATGCACGCATTAACAGTGAGAGGATTTGGACTGTTAGAGCAGCTCACAGGACGTGGAGCAGCGGGAGCTGTATCCACGTTCACGTGTGCGTAGCCAGCGCTGGTGAGCCAGGCTACGCAAGGCAGCCGGGTCCGCACctcccaggcaggagcaggccctGCCGCTTCCCTGGCTTAATTACtcattgaaattaattttgataaCCAATGTGATACTCTTACATGTGGAATCACGAAGCCTTGCATGTGATGAGCATGTTCTAATGAAGACCAACTACAGTGCCATCGCAGATTCCTGAGTATGAGGTACTTGCATAGAAATAGGTACTCGGTAAGATGCGTTGCATTACTTTGTTATTGATTGAAACAATTATGATCACATACTTCCATCATGAATAAATATAATGGAAGCTTGTTGTTTGAAGAGCTCTGGAAGAAATCAGCTATAGAAAATCATAATCTAATACAAATCCATTAACgaacttttatttatattctggTGGAGAGAGCTATAAGCAGAAGAGTTGTTCTTAACATGAATTTAACAGAGAAGCTACTGTTCTGAATCGAACCTCTgacttctgctgtttcagtgaaataagATTTCCTACATTGATGCTGAACTTCTCTAAAAAGACTTGAACAATATGTACTTAAATGATGAAACTCCTCATAATGGCGTGTGTCTCTCCAGCACAGTTGTTGTGAAGGCCCCACAACATTGCATATAGGCTTTATTTTGTTACCGTGCAATGTAGTGCAAGCCAAAGTTGCCAGAACACTTCGAGTTTAGCGCAAGCTaagccccggggctgggagaTGTGCTGAGCTGGCGTCGTAGGGGCCGTTACTCAATTGACAAATAATGATCTGTACTGACGAATCTGTGTGGACTTCAGAGAACTGGCACTGACTGCCAGAGACCCACTTACTCACAGGAGCATCACCCCGGCTCCGGCGATGACGCTGGTACGAacacagagggggaaaaaaacggGACAAGAGAGCGATGGCCTTTTTGTCTCCCAACCCCATCACGCTGGTAACCTCTGGTGCGGGGAGGAGGCCCATCCAAAACAAACACGCCGTGTTTATTTAGCAGCACGGGCCAGCAGAAAAGCCATCGTATAAGTAAGCGGCTCCCGAGCAGCCGCACAGTGCCGGTGTCGGAGGGAAACATGCCACAGTGCGCCACTGCGTCGCTCTCGCGGGACGGCCCATGGGGACAGGTACGAGCCGGGCCTCTCTCGCTCCCCCGACGGCGGCTCGGGGCCGGGCGGCTCGGGCCCTTCGCAGCCGGAGGGGACGGAGGGGCAGGGGCGGCTGCgcggtcccggtcccggtcccggtcccggtcccggtcccggtcccggccTCGGCCCCCCTCGGGGGTCCCGGCTCCACGTGGAGAGCGCGGTAACGCGGCTGTCATGTGACCACGAAACCGCACACCCCCCTCGAGTCAcgtgtggggtggggggcgtGGTCACGTGAGAGCGGGCAGagatggcggcggcgcggcggctgcTGCCGCGGTGGGCGGTGTCGCTGCGGccggtgagcggggccggggggggccgggccggggccggggccggggcctggAGACGCGGGGCTCGGCTGACgctctccctctgtccccaggtcagcgccgcggcggcggccggagccTTCCCGAAGCGTGTGAAGGTGGTGGAGGTGGGGCCCCGCGACGGGCTCCAGAACGAGAAGGTACGGGcgggccggggctccccgccgcACTCCCGCCGCCCTCAgcctcccgccgcggcccctcAGCACCTCGCTGCGGGGTTTCTCTAACCAAATAGCCGAAACGTGCCGTCGTGCCCCACCGgcagggttggggtttttttaaatgccgCGTTTTGGTGTTGAATGATGAGGGGTTTTGCAGCGGTGGAAAAGTTTATTGTGAGAGTGATAACTTAAAGtcgtttttcttttcttcttcttcttagAACATTGTACCGACACCAGTGAAAATCAGTTTAATCAATATGCTGTCAGAGACGGGGCTTCAGGTTATAGAGGCCACCAGCTTTGTTTCCCCCAAATGGGTTCCTCAGGTCAGTATTCAAACGGGATTTACGGCTGTATGTTATAAAAATGCCTAATAATAGATAGTAATCCAATGAAAGGATTCTGCTTGCTCCAAAATCCTTGTTACCGTGGCTTGTAACTGGGCAGGAAGCAGCAAAGCCAAATAAAAGAGCTTGCGATATCCCAGGCCTTCCCTTTGGACCCTGCGAAAGAGCAGACGTCCAGCTCAAATGCAAACAGCTGGTTGTGCACGTGTTGGCGCTGGCTTGGCTGGGTGACTGAACTGTGATCCTTCACAGAGTGCAACGCTGTTTGCTCTTTAGAGGCCCATTTCTCTTATTCCTAAATAGTTCTGTTCccattataaaaagaaattttaaaaattattttataatttgcaGAAACGGATGTTGTCACCCTTAGAAacctttccttgttttctttgcagatggCTGACCATACTGAAGTCATGCAAGGAATTAATAAGTTGCCTGGTATTAGTTATCCTGTGCTGACCCCGAATCTGAAAGGATTTCAGGCAGCGGTAAGAGATCAGGCAGCGTCTGAATGTCCACAGTGTTGCAACGGTGGTTAAGGGTGGGAAATGCATCTTTCGTTCTGGCAGGCAGCAGTCTCGTCTTGTAGTTCCTCTGCAAGGGATCGTTTTGCTGGGGAAACAGAAACCTGTTGTTTATAATAGAAAATACCTtgatacatttttctattattaaaaaaatagaagtaatctattttaattgacAGCGATGCTTTCAGTCTTATCCGCGTGTCCCCCAGCTCGCCACCCAGCAGACGTGGCTTTACTGCTGCATCTGTAACTTTACGCTTCCTTTGAAGACAAACGTGGATGTGTCATTAGGTTTTTGTTGTAGAATGAACTGAGGAAAGAATTGGGTTATTCGGGGaagaattggggaaaaaagtatttttttataaaatgagaGAACTGTAGTCACGGTTGTGCTTGTCATTTCCCTCGCAAGAGAAATCAGCTCGCTTTAATTTATGCTTTCTGTTGGCAGGTGGCAGCAGGGGCCAAAGAAGTGTCGATCTTTGGAGCAGCATCTGAGCTCTTCACTAAGAAGAACATCAACTGTTCCATAGAGGAGAGCTTGGAGAGGTTCGATGAAGTGATGACCGCAGCGAGAGCGGCCAGCATTCCTGTCCGGGGGTAAGGAGTTCCTGCTGCGAACTTAGCATCGAGCAGGTCGTCGGGGAGACATGACTGCTTGAA of Ciconia boyciana chromosome 21, ASM3463844v1, whole genome shotgun sequence contains these proteins:
- the CNR2 gene encoding cannabinoid receptor 2 gives rise to the protein MDICKIHENVSKCSVNTMECFMVLSTQTQKISIATLCGFFGTLCIFENSLVLYLIFSSPGTRRKPSYLFISSLALADILASIIFVCSFVNFHVFNETNFSKEMFLLQLGGVNTSFSASLSSLLLTALDRYISISRPSEYKLLMTRKRAWIALGVLWVACATIASLPLLGWNCCMLNSTCSELFPFVDNNYLSSWVCFVMVLLGFIIYAYAHVLWRAHQHTAYMEKRQVQVGKQNTRMRMDVMLAKTLVMVLTVLVLCWSPVLVLMIYSIFARLSNHLRKVFAFCSTLCLLNSMVNPIIYALRSKELYSSLRMVFSRFRRQLKASEESPEGESTHKSSMIETICEDMRVT
- the FUCA1 gene encoding tissue alpha-L-fucosidase isoform X1 — protein: MAAGGLLWLAAALGPVLAAPRYRPDWASLDARPLPAWFDQAKVGVFVHWGVFSVPAWGSEWFWWHWQGEHRADYERFVQRRYPPDTTYADFAPRFTAHDFQPCEWAQLFQRAGARYVVLTTKHHEGFTNWGSPASWNWNSLDTGPHRDLVGELGQALRESNIRYGLYHSLLEWFNPLYLADKASGFKTQNFVLKKTMPELYELVLKYKPDLIWSDGDWEAPESYWNSTSFLAWLYNDSPVKDTVVVNDRWCNNCSCHHGGYYNCADKYKPGTLPTHKWEMCSSIDKLSWGYRSNMNVAELMDEASIIEELVQTVSFGGNYLLNVGPTKEGVIVPVFQERLLALGRWLDTNGEAIYESKPWRVQMENSTDTVWYTSKGPVVYAIFLIWPRDNILELSSPSPSPATQVTMLGFAGTLKWQKSPGKGLLITLPYMLPSPLPPQSGWTVKLEGVK
- the FUCA1 gene encoding tissue alpha-L-fucosidase isoform X2, which codes for MAAGGLLWLAAALGPVLAAPRYRPDWASLDARPLPAWFDQAKVGVFVHWGVFSVPAWGSEWFWWHWQGEHRADYERFVQRRYPPDTTYADFAPRFTAHDFQPCEWAQLFQRAGARYVVLTTKHHEGFTNWGSPASWNWNSLDTGPHRDLVGELGQALRESNIRYGLYHSLLEWFNPLYLADKASGFKTQNFVLKKTMPELYELVLKYKPDLIWSDGDWEAPESYWNSTSFLAWLYNDSPVKDTVVVNDRWCNNCSCHHGGYYNCADKYKPGTLPTHKWEMCSSIDKLSWGYRSNMNVAELMDEASIIEELVQTVSFGGNYLLNVGPTKEGVIVPVFQERLLALGRWLDTNGEAIYESKPWRVQMENSTDTVWYTSKGPVVYAIFLIWPRDNILELSSPSPSPATQGL
- the HMGCL gene encoding hydroxymethylglutaryl-CoA lyase, mitochondrial isoform X3; translated protein: MPQCATASLSRDGPWGQVRVSAAAAAGAFPKRVKVVEVGPRDGLQNEKNIVPTPVKISLINMLSETGLQVIEATSFVSPKWVPQMADHTEVMQGINKLPGISYPVLTPNLKGFQAAVAAGAKEVSIFGAASELFTKKNINCSIEESLERFDEVMTAARAASIPVRGYVSCVLGCPYEGKISAAKVAEVSKKMYSMGCYEISLGDTIGIGTPGSMKEMLTAVMKEVPVGALAVHCHDTYGQALANILVALQMGVSVVDASVAGLGGCPYAQGASGNVATEDLVYMLNGLGIHTGVDLQKLMDTGTFICNALNRRTNSKVSQASCRL
- the HMGCL gene encoding hydroxymethylglutaryl-CoA lyase, mitochondrial isoform X1, with the translated sequence MAAARRLLPRWAVSLRPVSAAAAAGAFPKRVKVVEVGPRDGLQNEKNIVPTPVKISLINMLSETGLQVIEATSFVSPKWVPQMADHTEVMQGINKLPGISYPVLTPNLKGFQAAVAAGAKEVSIFGAASELFTKKNINCSIEESLERFDEVMTAARAASIPVRGYVSCVLGCPYEGKISAAKVAEVSKKMYSMGCYEISLGDTIGIGTPGSMKEMLTAVMKEVPVGALAVHCHDTYGQALANILVALQMGVSVVDASVAGLGGCPYAQGASGNVATEDLVYMLNGLGIHTGVDLQKLMDTGTFICNALNRRTNSKVSQASCRL